One Ricinus communis isolate WT05 ecotype wild-type chromosome 7, ASM1957865v1, whole genome shotgun sequence genomic region harbors:
- the LOC8270245 gene encoding protein BRICK 1 isoform X1: MARAGGITNAVNVGIAVQADWENREFISHISLNVRRLFDFLLQFEATTKSKLASLNEKLDTLERRLELLEVQVGFVPEVTNKQQEKEKLDILIVLTLSRCYLTLGPGGRVGQEYDQVHDNRCNPIVGQLATLWPF, translated from the exons ATGGCAAGAGCAGGAGGAATAACGAACGCAGTAAATGTAGGAATAGCAGTTCAAGCGGATTGGGAAAATCGAGAAttcatttctcatatttcTCTCAATGTCCGTCGCCTCTTTGATTTCCTTCTCCAATTCG AGGCAACCACAAAGAGTAAATTGGCATCGCTAAATGAGAAGCTTGACACGCTGGAGCGACGTTTGGAGCTGCTAGAAGTTCAAGTGG GTTTTGTTCCTGAAGTAACAAATAAGCAACAGGAGAAGGAGAAGCTGGACATTCTAATTGTACTGACGTTGAGTAGATGTTACCTTACCTTAGGCCCTGGCGGTCGAGTTGGCCAAGAATATGACCAAGTTCATGACAACAGATGCAACCCAATAGTTGGACAGCTAGCAACATTGTGGCCATTCTGA
- the LOC8270244 gene encoding nodulation receptor kinase: MMGGKHNWSIRGAECLFLCMFILIQSTLAQEGFKSIKCCAESFSIDNNNISWTSDDKLLPDNGHCQRITRAAANYTGYDKVRLFNIKSGKRCYNLQTTKDQDYLIRGTFLYGDLLGSLGSSFDVLIGVTKISKVTSFEDLEVEGVFRATNEYIDFCLAHNKGHPHISKLELRPLADSKYLQGSASSVFRLISRNDVGNAGDAIRYPHDKFDRIWEILDPSIVSISPDPVPARSNTGIYNASTTVPTEVLQTALTHRDRLEFLHKNLDSENYNYTLFLYFLELNSTVKTTQRLFSIFINNEIKQEGIDILSSGSNYKEVVLTVTAKGSLNLTLVKVTNKYDFGPILNAYEILQVQPWVQGTNQKDVDVIKQMRDKLLQHNKDNDMLKDWSGDPCLPLSWKGLTCQPMSGSQVITILDISSSQFHGPLPDIAGLTNLRQLNVSYNQFTGSIPPFQSSSMLTSVDLSHNDLNGSLPNWLTLLPNLTTLIFGCNPQFSNELPSSFNSSRIATDYGECKQRTTRKIQGIVIGTITGGSFVLAIGLGLVCIYRHKFVALGKFNGKRQPMTKNAIFSMPSSDDVALKSINIQMFTLEYIENATQKYKTLIGEGGFGSVYRGTLLDGQEVAVKVRSTTSSQGTREFENELNLLSAIRHENLVPLLGFCCENDQQILVYPFMSNGSLQDRLYGEAAKRKTLDWPTRLSIALGAARGLTHLHTFAGRSVIHRDVKSSNILLDQSMNAKVADFGFSKYAPQEGDSGASLEVRGTAGYLDPEYYSTQHLSAKSDVFSFGVVLLEIVSGREPLNIKRPRNEWSLVEWAKPYIRESKIDEIVDPSIKGAYHAEAMWRVVEAALACIEPFSAYRPCMADIVRELEDALIIENNASEYMRSIDSIGGYSFGGSNRFSIVTDKKNVLPPPTPTPTTPSPINTQTLAPPEPR; this comes from the exons ATGATGGGAGGCAAGCATAACTGGAGTATAAGAGGTGCTGAGTGCTTGTTCCTTTGCATGTTCATACTCATCCAGTCGACTCTTGCACAGGAAG GGTTCAAAAGCATCAAATGCTGTGCTGAATCATTTTCTATAGATAACAACAATATAAGTTGGACATCAGATGATAAACTGCTCCCAGATAATGGACATTGCCAGAGAATAACACGGGCAGCAGCAAACTATACAGGTTATGATAAAGTTCGGCTTTTCAACATTAAATCAGGCAAGAGATGTTACAACTTGCAGACAACTAAAGACCAAGACTATCTGATAAGAGGTACATTCCTTTATGGAGATCTACTGGGATCTTTGGGCTCTTCCTTTGATGTTTTGATTGGGGTCACAAAAATAAGCAAAGTGACCTCATTTGAGGATTTGGAGGTTGAGGGCGTTTTTAGAGCTACCAACGAATATATAGACTTTTGCTTAGCGCACAACAAGGGGCATCCACACATTTCAAAGCTTGAACTCAGGCCTCTGGCAGATTCAAAGTATTTACAAGGAAGTGCTTCGAGTGTTTTCAGATTGATTAGCCGAAATGATGTAGGGAATGCAGGAGATGCTATCAG GTACCCACATGACAAATTTGACAGAATCTGGGAAATTCTGGATCCCAGTATAGTTTCTATATCCCCAGATCCAGTGCCAGCTAGATCCAACACTGGTATCTACAACGCCAGCACAACAGTGCCTACTGAAGTTCTCCAAACTGCACTAACACACAGAGATCGATTAGAGTTCCTACACAAAAACCTTGATTCAGAAAATTACAATTACACTTTGTTCCTCTACTTTCTAGAGCTCAATTCCACTGTAAAGACTACACAAAGGCTGTTTAGCATCTTCATCAACAATGAGATTAAGCAGGAAGGAATTGACATATTATCCAGTGGATCAAACTATAAGGAAGTTGTGCTGACAGTCACAGCAAAAGGGTCTCTAAATTTGACTCTAGTCAAGGTCACAAATAAGTATGACTTTGGACCCATTTTAAACGCTTATGAGATCCTACAAGTGCAGCCATGGGTTCAAGGAACCAACCAGAAAGATG TGGATGTAATAAAGCAGATGAGAGATAAATTGCTTCAGCATAACAAAGATAATGATATGTTGAAAGATTGGTCGGGAGACCCATGTCTTCCTCTCTCTTGGAAAGGTCTGACATGCCAACCGATGAGTGGGTCCCAAGTGATCACCATACT GGACATCTCCTCAAGTCAATTTCATGGACCACTTCCTGATATTGCTGGGCTGACCAACCTAAGACAATT GAATGTTAGCTACAACCAGTTCACTGGCAGCATACCACCATTCCAATCATCTTCCATGCTAACATCagt GGATCTGAGCCACAATGATTTGAATGGAAGTCTTCCAAACTGGTTGACCTTACTTCCAAATTTGACAACACT AATTTTTGGCTGCAATCCTCAGTTCAGCAACGAGCTTCCTTCCAGTTTCAACAGCTCAAGAATTGCTACAGA CTATGGAGAATGTAAACAGAGAACAACTCGTAAAATACAAGGAATTGTCATAGGCACCATAACTGGTGGATCCTTCGTATTAGCTATCGGGCTTGGTTTGGTTTGCATCTACAGACACAAATTTGTGGCACTAGGGAAATTTAATGGTAAACGACAGCCAATGACAAAGA ATGCCATTTTCTCCATGCCTAGCTCAGATGATGTTGCTTTAAAGTCGATAAATATTCAAATGTTTACTCTAGAATACATAGAGAATGCCACCCAGAAGTATAAAACCTTGATAGGTGAAGGAGGCTTTGGATCTGTATACCGTGGCACACTCCTTGATGGACAAGAAGTAGCCGTGAAGGTCCGGTCGACCACCTCGAGTCAAGGAACTCGGGAATTTGAGAATGAG CTAAACCTGCTTTCTGCCATCCGTCATGAGAATTTGGTCCCCCTTCTAGGTTTTTGCTGTGAAAATGACCAACAAATCCTTGTTTATCCATTTATGTCCAATGGCTCTCTTCAAGATCGCCTATATG GGGAagcagcaaaaagaaaaactctaGATTGGCCAACCAGACTTTCTATTGCTCTTGGTGCTGCTCGAG gtTTGACACATCTTCATACATTTGCTGGCCGCTCTGTGATACATAGGGATGTGAAGTCAAGCAACATACTTTTAGATCAAAGCATGAATGCCAAAGTTGCAGACTTCGGCTTTTCAAAATATGCTCCTCAGGAAGGGGATAGTGGTGCTTCTCTGGAAGTAAGAGGCACTGCTGGATACTTGGATCCAGA GTATTATTCAACGCAGCACCTATCAGCAAAAAGCGATGTCTTTAGCTTTGGGGTGGTTCTACTCGAAATAGTCAGTGGTCGGGAGCCTCTCAACATTAAGAGGCCACGAAACGAGTGGAGCTTAGTTGAATGG GCAAAACCCTATATCAGGGAGTCAAAGATTGATGAAATTGTGGATCCTAGCATAAAAGGAGCTTATCATGCAGAGGCGATGTGGAGAGTAGTAGAAGCTGCACTGGCGTGCATTGAGCCTTTCTCTGCATATAGACCATGCATGGCCGACATTGTCAGGGAGTTGGAGGATGCTTtgataatagaaaacaatGCATCTGAATATATGAGGTCCATAGACAGCATAGGAGGGTACAGCTTTGGAGGGTCAAATCGCTTTTCAATAGTCACAGATAAGAAGAATGTTTTACCACCACCCACACCAACACCAACAACACCATCACCCATTAACACACAAACCTTGGCTCCTCCAGAGCCAAGATAG
- the LOC8270245 gene encoding protein BRICK 1 isoform X2: protein MARAGGITNAVNVGIAVQADWENREFISHISLNVRRLFDFLLQFEATTKSKLASLNEKLDTLERRLELLEVQVVWRTSVGTVVLAL, encoded by the exons ATGGCAAGAGCAGGAGGAATAACGAACGCAGTAAATGTAGGAATAGCAGTTCAAGCGGATTGGGAAAATCGAGAAttcatttctcatatttcTCTCAATGTCCGTCGCCTCTTTGATTTCCTTCTCCAATTCG AGGCAACCACAAAGAGTAAATTGGCATCGCTAAATGAGAAGCTTGACACGCTGGAGCGACGTTTGGAGCTGCTAGAAGTTCAAGTGG TTTGGAGAACTTCAGTAGGCACTGTTGTGCTGGCGTTGTAG
- the LOC8270245 gene encoding protein BRICK 1 isoform X4 produces MARAGGITNAVNVGIAVQADWENREFISHISLNVRRLFDFLLQFEATTKSKLASLNEKLDTLERRLELLEVQVEQFYTKAILHQV; encoded by the exons ATGGCAAGAGCAGGAGGAATAACGAACGCAGTAAATGTAGGAATAGCAGTTCAAGCGGATTGGGAAAATCGAGAAttcatttctcatatttcTCTCAATGTCCGTCGCCTCTTTGATTTCCTTCTCCAATTCG AGGCAACCACAAAGAGTAAATTGGCATCGCTAAATGAGAAGCTTGACACGCTGGAGCGACGTTTGGAGCTGCTAGAAGTTCAAGTGG AACAGTTTTATACTAAAGCTATCCTCCATCAAGTTTGA
- the LOC8270245 gene encoding protein BRICK 1 isoform X5 — protein MARAGGITNAVNVGIAVQADWENREFISHISLNVRRLFDFLLQFEATTKSKLASLNEKLDTLERRLELLEVQVVLY, from the exons ATGGCAAGAGCAGGAGGAATAACGAACGCAGTAAATGTAGGAATAGCAGTTCAAGCGGATTGGGAAAATCGAGAAttcatttctcatatttcTCTCAATGTCCGTCGCCTCTTTGATTTCCTTCTCCAATTCG AGGCAACCACAAAGAGTAAATTGGCATCGCTAAATGAGAAGCTTGACACGCTGGAGCGACGTTTGGAGCTGCTAGAAGTTCAAGTGG TTTTATACTAA
- the LOC8270245 gene encoding protein BRICK 1 isoform X3 encodes MARAGGITNAVNVGIAVQADWENREFISHISLNVRRLFDFLLQFEATTKSKLASLNEKLDTLERRLELLEVQVGTATANPNLFTT; translated from the exons ATGGCAAGAGCAGGAGGAATAACGAACGCAGTAAATGTAGGAATAGCAGTTCAAGCGGATTGGGAAAATCGAGAAttcatttctcatatttcTCTCAATGTCCGTCGCCTCTTTGATTTCCTTCTCCAATTCG AGGCAACCACAAAGAGTAAATTGGCATCGCTAAATGAGAAGCTTGACACGCTGGAGCGACGTTTGGAGCTGCTAGAAGTTCAAGTGGGTACTGCTACTGCTAACCCTAATCTTTTTACTACCTGA
- the LOC8270246 gene encoding probable cytosolic oligopeptidase A: protein MKAILRITKRDQIAPILLLINILMASRMSFSRSIHPILKRSPFSRITPKHFPKSHPCPLWSASFSFCLQSLHKSSTPIISAAPSLSFSPCYSSLSSMAAATTTDISLQSNPLLQDFEFPPFDVVEADHVRPGIRALLKKLENDLEELESTVEPSWPKLVEPLEKIVDHLTVVWGMINHLKSVKDTAELRAAIEEVQPEKVKFQLRLGQSKPIYNAFKAIQESSQWQSLSDAQRRIVEAQIKEAVLNGVALEDDKREEFNKIEQELERLSQKFGENVLDATKKFEKLITDKKEIEGLPATALALAAQTAVSKGHKDATAENGPWMITLDAPSYMAVMQHARNRDLREEIYRAYVTRASSGDLDNTPIIDQILKLRLEKAMLLNYNNYAEVSMATKMATVEKAEELLEKLRTASWDAAVQDMEDLKIFSKNQGAVEANDLTHWDTGFWAERLRESRYDISEEELRPYFSLPKVMDGLFKLAKTLFGIDIESADGLAPVWNNDVKFYCVKDLSGSPIAYFYFDPYSRPSEKRGGAWMDEVVSRSRILSRNSTAPRLPVAHMVCNQTPPVGDKPSLMTFREVETVFHEFGHALQHMLTKQDEGLVAGIRGIEWDAVELPSQFMENWCYHRDTLMGIAKHYETGETLPEDVYVKLLAARTFRAGSLSLRQLRFASLDLELHTKYTPGGSESIYDIDQRVSKRTQVIPPLPEDRFLCSFSHIFAGGYAAGYYSYKWAEVLSADAFSAFEDAGLDDSKAVQETGRKFRETILALGGGKAPLEVFVQFRGREPSPEPLLRHNGLLSAAASA from the exons ATGAAAGCAATACTTCGCATCACAAAAAGAGACCAAATAGCACCAATTCTCCTACTTATCAACATTCTAATGGCGTCGCGTATGTCCTTCTCCCGCTCAATCCACCCAATCCTAAAACGCTCTCCATTTTCCCGTATTACCCCTAAGCATTTCCCAAAATCCCATCCTTGTCCTCTCTGGTCcgcttctttctccttttgcCTTCAATCTCTCCATAAATCTTCTACTCCTATTATCTCTGCTGCTCCTTCACTCTCTTTTTCACCTTGCTATTCTTCGCTATCTTCAATGGCCGCTGCTACTACTACTGATATTAGTCTTCAAAGCAATCCTCTTTTACAGGACTTTGAATTCCCTCCTTTCGATGTTGTCGAGGCTGATCATGTCCGACCTGGGATTCGAGCTCTTTTAAAGAAACTT GAGAATGATCTGGAGGAATTGGAGAGTACTGTGGAGCCATCATGGCCAAAATTGGTGGAGCCACTGGAAAAGATTGTGGATCACTTGACTGTTGTTTGGGGGATGATCAATCATCTTAAATCTGTTAAGGATACAGCTGAACTCCGTGCTGCAATTGAAGAAGTTCAG CCAGAAAAGGTAAAGTTTCAGCTTAGATTGGGACAAAGTAAGCCGATTTACAATGCATTTAAGGCTATCCAAGAATCTTCTCAATGGCAATCACTGAGTGATGCTCAGAGACGTATAGTGGAAG CCCAAATTAAGGAGGCAGTTCTTAATGGTGTTGCTCTTGAAGATGATAAAAGGGAAgaatttaacaaaattgaACAG GAGTTGGAAAGACTGTCTCAAAAGTTTGGGGAGAATGTATTAGATGCCACAAAGAAGTTTGAAAAACTTATTACAgataagaaagaaattgaaggaTTGCCTGCTACAGCACTTGCATTGGCTGCACAGACAGCAGTGTCTAAG GGGCATAAAGATGCAACAGCTGAGAATGGACCATGGATGATTACATTGGATGCCCCTAGTTATATGGCTGTCATGCAACATGCTCGAAACCGTGATTTGCGTGAGGAAATCTACCGTGCTTATGTAACACGTGCTTCAAGTGGTGATCTGGATAATACGCCAATTATTGACCAAATATTAAAACTTAGACTGGAAAAGGCCATGCTCCTCAATTACAACAACTATGCTGAg GTAAGTATGGCGACAAAAATGGCAACTGTTGAGAAGGCAGAGGAACTCTTAGAAAAGCTGCGAACAGCTTCCTGGGATGCTGCAGTTCAAG ATATGGAAGACCTCAAAATTTTCTCCAAAAATCAAGGTGCAGTGGAAGCAAATGATTTAACTCACTGGGACACTGGCTTTTGGGCTGAGAGGCTTCGTGAGTCAAGATATGATATTAGTGAG GAGGAACTACGGCCATATTTTTCGTTGCCAAAAGTTATGGATGGCCTTTTCAAGCTTGCCAAGACACTTTTTGGAATTGATATTGAATCAGCTGATGGTTTAGCTCCT GTTTGGAACAATGATGTCAAATTCTACTGTGTCAAAGATTTGTCAGGCAGTCCAATTGcatacttttattttgatcCATATTCTCGTCCATCAGAGAAAAGGGGAGGTGCATGGATGGATGAGGTAGTTAGTCGAAGTCGCATTCTGTCACGCAATAGTACTGCTCCAAGGTTGCCTGTAGCCCACATGGTGTGCAATCAAACACCTCCTGTTGGGGACAAACCAAGTCTTATGACATTTCGAGAG GTTGAGACTGTTTTTCATGAATTTGGCCATGCCCTTCAGCATATGCTAACCAAGCAAGATGAAGGTCTTGTCGCTGGAATTCGGGGAATAGAGTGGGATGCTGTTGAATTACCCTCACAGTTCATGGAAAATTGGTGTTATCACAG GGACACTTTGATGGGCATTGCAAAACACTATGAAACTGGGGAGACTCTCCCTGAAGATGTGTATGTGAAGCTCCTTGCTGCAAGGACTTTTCGTGCAGGTTCACTGAGTCTTCGCCAG TTAAGGTTTGCAAGTTTAGATTTGGAGTTACACACGAAGTATACACCTGGTGGGTCAGAGTCCATCTATGATATTGATCAAAGGGTCTCTAAGAGGACACAAGTGATCCCTCCGCTGCCTGAAGATAGATTCCTTTGTAGTTTTAGCCATATCTTTGCAG GTGGATATGCAGCTGGATACTATAGTTACAAG TGGGCAGAGGTGCTTTCTGCAGATGCATTTTCTGCTTTTGAGGATGCTGGACTGGATGACAGCAAG GCTGTTCAGGAAACAGGGCGAAAATTCCGGGAGACCATTCTTGCTCTTGGAGGTGGAAAAGCCCCACTAGAG GTTTTTGTGCAATTCCGTGGGCGTGAACCTTCACCAGAGCCACTGCTCCGACATAATGGCTTATTATCAGCTGCAGCTTCTGCATGA